A stretch of Cydia splendana chromosome 7, ilCydSple1.2, whole genome shotgun sequence DNA encodes these proteins:
- the LOC134792152 gene encoding uncharacterized protein LOC134792152, whose product MAPPRGSELSLRARLVQEAYTCFAFWLAVSALPALAISYILVSISQHLWLKLLSSRYPGLEFIRIDTVRSLLDTHRNQGIINVLLTVNGTLDAEKIKQQLSHHVIERRDKNGELTFPRLRHQLVSCWGNYAWNKDVAFRPENHIIVARGVHRGRPVTDSNIQEFVSEIVSKYFPSEQPPWQYIIIPTTSPEPKYHILVRVHHLLLSGKKSLNIGDLLMVEPLNVTGTMPAHTEYTQQSPLNKLMPTPSAIPELIEKLSDNLCNAWNEFISEYDPVESPRAHKTLPGAFHVAGLVLISGASALRELTKRRSTDEFRNVAPLTATTLIAAVQRECKRRNLTIPKVILSPLVTADPRKWPRRAFGTFISVTRAVVRLPIRIRDEIRALNELKKTGQVIYPNTLTWKYAGLAQLSLRAMGEAWQTMAEVYKAPATLWSDTVGADDGQRHQLQTVNLCGRKVAAWSRPVSRTAVERAARALGVSSTDVALFAATEALRSFFDLSQNRAPDTVLATARAAPEDFLFTFAEGDGKKYKKSQTGGMICLSLPVGATPRRIASVVEQACQRQGALAGAWAAQARYGALTRAVPSPLARLTLNLLSRKYAVSYAEISAPVDARPRTTLWGHTVDAVVYWRPPQANISMSLTVIQYADTVRLSVMADARLSPSHTIPASRWPAVVDHLVAKIDAEIARISAQSQDIPRIVTPPETEEVEESTDSLLEASSSTSSLRPPGTQVASPPPIRRRTIHH is encoded by the exons TGGTGAGCATCAGCCAGCACCTATGGCTGAAATTGCTGTCCAGCCGGTATCCAGGGCTGGAGTTCATCCGCATCGACACGGTGCGGTCTCTCCTCGACACACACCGTAACCAAGGCATCATCAACGTGCTACTCACAGTTAACG GTACATTAGATGCCGAGAAAATCAAGCAGCAGCTCAGCCACCACGTGATAGAGCGGCGCGATAAGAACGGCGAGCTGACGTTCCCGCGGCTACGGCACCAGCTGGTGTCCTGTTGGGGAAACTATGCGTGGAACAAGGACGTGGCCTTCAGGCCGGAGAACCATATCATTGTGGCCAGAGGCGTGCATCGGGGCAGGCCGGTCACTGACAGTAATATTCAG GAATTTGTCAGCGAAATAGTGTCCAAATACTTCCCAAGTGAGCAACCACCGTGGCAGTACATAATCATCCCCACCACATCACCGGAGCCCAAGTACCACATCCTAGTCCGCGTGCACCACCTGCTGCTCTCCGGCAAAAAGTCCCTCAATATCGGCGACTTGCTTATGGTGGAACCGCTCAACGTCACCGGCACAATGCCCGCACACACCGAATACACGCAACAAAGTCCTTTAAACAAACTCATGCCAACCCCTTCAGCTATACCAGAGCTCATAGAGAAGCTGAGCGATAACTTATGCAACGCTTGGAACGAATTCATCTCAGAGTACGATCCTGTAGAAAGTCCACGCGCCCACAAAACGTTGCCCGGTGCGTTCCACGTAGCCGGCTTAGTACTGATATCTGGCGCTAGCGCATTAAGAGAACTCACTAAGAGGAGGTCGACTGATGAGTTTAGAAATGTTGCGCCTCTAACTGCTACAACGCTTATAGCTGCGGTTCAACGAGAGTGCAAACGTCGGAATTTGACAATACCAAAG GTCATACTGTCTCCTCTCGTAACCGCAGATCCTCGGAAATGGCCGAGGCGTGCTTTCGGAACATTCATATCAGTGACTCGCGCGGTGGTGAGACTCCCCATTCGCATCCGCGATGAAATCCGAGCTCTGAACGAGCTGAAGAAGACTGGGCAAGTGATATACCCCAACACGTTGACGTGGAAGTACGCTGGCCTTGCGCAGCTGTCTTTGCGCGCTATGGGAGAGGCGTGGCAGACTATGGCGGAGGTCTATAAGGCCCCGGCTACGCTATGGAGCGATACTGTTGGGGCTGATGATGGGCAACGGCATCAACTGCAGACTGTTAATTTGTGCGGAAGAAAG gtaGCAGCCTGGTCGAGACCAGTCTCCCGAACAGCCGTGGAACGCGCCGCGCGCGCGCTAGGGGTATCCTCCACCGACGTGGCGCTCTTCGCCGCCACCGAAGCCCTGCGGTCCTTCTTCGACCTCTCGCAGAACAGGGCGCCCGATACGGTGCTCGCAACAGCGCGAGCCGCGCCAGAAGATTTCCTATTCACTTTTGCCGAGGGAGATGGGAAGAAGTATAAGAAGTCGCAAACGGGAG GAATGATCTGCCTATCCCTCCCCGTGGGCGCAACACCGCGTCGCATAGCTTCAGTAGTCGAACAGGCGTGTCAACGGCAGGGCGCGCTAGCGGGCGCTTGGGCGGCCCAAGCACGCTACGGTGCTCTGACCCGCGCCGTGCCTTCTCCCCTTGCACGGCTGACATTGAATCTGCTGTCGAGGAAATATGCTGTGTCGTATGCGGAGATTAGTGCGCCAGTAGACGCACGCCCGAGGACTACTCTGTGGGGACATACTGTCGACGCCGTAGTGTATTGGCGACCGCCGCAAGCTAACATTA GCATGTCTCTCACCGTGATCCAGTACGCGGACACCGTCCGGCTGTCCGTGATGGCGGACGCGCGCCTGTCCCCCTCTCACACCATCCCCGCCAGCCGCTGGCCGGCCGTCGTCGACCACCTGGTCGCGAAGATCGACGCCGAAATCGCGCGCATCTCCGCGCAGTCGCAGGACATACCGCGAATAGTGACGCCTCCAGAAACAGAAGAAGTCGAGGAAAGTACTGACTCCCTTCTCGAAGCTTCTTCTAGTACTAGCTCTTTAAGACCGCCGGGCACTCAAGTGGCCAGCCCGCCGCCTATTCGCAGGCGTACGATACATCATTAG